Proteins from one Terriglobus tenax genomic window:
- the dinB gene encoding DNA polymerase IV yields MSVRAMTVLEGSSESQPRKIVHVDMDAFYASVEQRDDPSLKGRPVVVAWRGARSVVCAASYEARQFGVRSAMPALRAERLCPQAIFLPPDFPRYKAVSVAVREIFSRHTDLIEPLSLDEAYLDVTTNKSGLPTATKVASRIREAIRQELNLTASAGVAPNKFLAKIASDWRKPDGLFVIQPHEVVEFLRDLPIGRIPGVGKVTEQSLLQAGIRTVGDVRQKQLPELEAVFGRFGQRLFRLAQGIDHSPVVPNRIRKQISAEDTFPADIPLRETEEALRKLAKKVWAASSANARRARTIVLKLKTAQFETLTRSMTPLAMPSTEEELAMAALSLFDRVEVQQDSLFRLVGVGLSNFQDEEDPPLFQPLLEACSVETA; encoded by the coding sequence GTGAGTGTTCGCGCAATGACCGTTCTGGAAGGTTCTTCCGAATCGCAGCCTCGCAAGATTGTCCACGTGGACATGGACGCGTTCTACGCCTCCGTGGAGCAGCGCGATGACCCTTCGCTTAAGGGACGGCCGGTCGTGGTTGCATGGCGCGGTGCCCGGTCCGTAGTTTGTGCCGCCTCCTACGAAGCGCGGCAGTTCGGTGTGCGCTCCGCGATGCCCGCGCTGCGCGCCGAGCGGCTGTGCCCGCAGGCGATCTTCCTTCCCCCCGACTTTCCCCGATACAAAGCAGTCTCTGTCGCCGTACGCGAGATCTTCAGCCGGCACACAGACCTGATCGAGCCGCTCTCGCTGGATGAGGCCTACCTCGACGTCACGACCAACAAGAGCGGCCTGCCAACCGCCACAAAGGTGGCCAGCCGGATTCGCGAGGCCATCCGGCAGGAGCTGAACCTGACCGCTTCCGCCGGGGTCGCTCCGAATAAATTCCTGGCGAAGATCGCATCGGACTGGAGAAAGCCCGACGGACTCTTCGTCATCCAGCCGCACGAGGTTGTGGAGTTTCTGCGAGATCTGCCCATCGGCCGGATCCCCGGCGTCGGCAAAGTCACCGAGCAGTCTCTGCTGCAGGCTGGCATCAGGACAGTTGGCGACGTCCGGCAAAAACAACTACCGGAGCTTGAGGCTGTCTTTGGCCGCTTTGGCCAGCGCCTCTTCCGTCTGGCGCAAGGCATCGACCATAGCCCCGTTGTCCCCAACCGCATCCGCAAGCAGATTTCCGCGGAAGATACCTTCCCCGCCGATATTCCATTGCGCGAGACAGAAGAAGCCCTGCGCAAGCTGGCGAAAAAAGTATGGGCCGCCTCCAGCGCAAACGCGCGTCGGGCACGAACCATCGTTCTAAAGCTCAAGACGGCTCAGTTTGAAACCCTGACCAGGAGCATGACTCCGCTCGCCATGCCCTCCACGGAGGAGGAGCTGGCCATGGCTGCCCTCTCACTCTTCGACCGCGTAGAGGTTCAGCAGGACTCGCTCTTCCGTCTCGTCGGGGTGGGGCTCAGCAACTTCCAGGATGAAGAAGACCCGCCGCTGTTCCAGCCGCTGCTGGAGGCTTGCAGCGTGGAGACGGCCTAG
- a CDS encoding class IV adenylate cyclase, which translates to MSSAEIELKFAVLSVETLRAQLPALGLTLLTPRTFEQNTLYDTPDRALRERKQILRIRNYGGRWTLTYKRPPSEEHPLDTRFKLRYETETEVTDGPALGEVFEHLGYAPAFRYEKYREEWLHSGSGGHMVIDETPIGTWAELEGAPEWIDAMLAGLGIPDDGSITDSYGRLFLSWKEQTGHPAENLTFEEIALDPVAAI; encoded by the coding sequence ATGTCCTCAGCCGAGATTGAGCTGAAGTTCGCCGTACTTTCCGTAGAAACCCTCCGCGCTCAACTCCCTGCCCTCGGACTCACCCTCCTCACCCCGCGTACCTTCGAACAGAACACGCTGTACGATACGCCAGACCGCGCCCTGCGCGAGCGGAAACAGATTCTGCGCATCCGCAACTACGGCGGCCGCTGGACGCTGACCTACAAGCGCCCTCCCAGCGAGGAGCACCCGCTGGATACCCGCTTCAAACTGCGCTACGAGACTGAGACCGAAGTCACCGACGGCCCCGCGCTGGGTGAAGTCTTCGAACACCTGGGCTACGCACCTGCCTTCCGCTACGAAAAGTACCGCGAAGAGTGGCTGCACTCCGGCAGCGGCGGTCATATGGTCATCGACGAGACCCCGATCGGCACCTGGGCTGAACTGGAAGGCGCGCCGGAGTGGATTGACGCCATGCTCGCCGGTCTCGGCATCCCGGATGACGGCTCCATCACGGACAGCTATGGACGCCTGTTCCTTTCCTGGAAAGAACAGACCGGCCATCCCGCCGAGAACCTTACCTTTGAAGAAATTGCCCTCGATCCGGTCGCCGCGATTTAG